The sequence GAAGTTAGCCAAAATAGTCGCTGGAATACCAAACTCAGTATATTTACCGGTTTCGGCATCAATACCTGGTGTGGTTAATAGGAACTTACAAGGGTCAACGAAATATTGGCCTTTTTCATAGCCCTCGAATGAGTGCCATTTTTGTCCTGGTTCAAATTCAAAGAAGCGCAAATCATCGGCCATTTGCTCGGTTGGGTAATCCTGCCATTGGCGGCCATCGATCATGCTGGGGATAAATGGCTTGATATACTTACATTTTTTAAGCAGTAACTTACGGGCTTCAATCCCGGCTTTGACGGCTTCACGCCACAGATAACGGCCGCTGGCACCTTCGTGCATCTTAGCGTTCACATCTAATGCGGCAAACAGTGGATAGAAGTGGCTGGTGGAGGCGTGCATCATAAAGGCATTGTTGAAACGTTTATGGTTGCAATATCTCGCTTGGCCTTTGATATGTTTATCTTTTTTATGGATTTGCGACGTTTGTGAGAAACCTGCCTGCTGTTTATGTACTGATTGAGTCACGATAATACCGGGATCTTCAGGCGTCAGTTCCAGCAGCAGTGGCGAGCAGTCATTCATCATAGGAATAAACTGTTCATAGCCAACCCAAGCCGAGTCAAACAGGATGTAATCACATAGATGACCAATACGATCAACCACTTGGCGAGCATTGTAGATGGTGCCGTCGTAGGTGCCGAGTTGGATAATCGCTAAACGGAACGGGCGTTTTTCATCGGCACGTTCTGGTGCAACTTCGCGAATTTGTTCCCTTAAATAAGCTTCTTTGAAGCAGTGGGCGTCGATACCGCCAATAAAGCCGAAGGGGTTACGGGCGGTTTCTAAGTAAATCGGTGTTGCGCCGGCTTGAATTAACGCACCATGGTGGTTGGATTTGTGGTTATTACGGTCGAATAATACTAAATCACCTTTAGCAAGCAGCGCATTGGTGGCGACTTTATTCGAGGAGGAAGTGCCGTTAAGCACAAAGTAGGTTTTATCGGCGTTAAAGACTTTTGCCGCATATTTTTGTGCATCCAGTGGTGCACCTTCGTGGATTAACAGATCACCGAGTTTTACGTCAGCATTACACATGTCGGAGCGGAAAATGGTTTCGCCAAAGAAATCGAAAAATTGGCGACCTACGGGATGTTTACGAAAGAATTGTCCGCCCTGATGGCCTGGGCAGGCAAAGGTGGAGTTACCCATTTCGACGTATTTTTTCAGAGTGCCAAAGAAGGGCGGTAATAGAGCTTGCTCATATTTCTTGATAGCGGTTTCGACCTGCTTACCATAGAAATCGGTATTGCTACCGCAGAGTTCAAATACCCCGGTAATCGAGGAACAAATATCATCTGGGAAGGTTTCTTCGCAGCAAACTGATACGAAAATAGGCAGTTTTAATCCGGTATTTTTAATTTTTTCAACAATACCATCTTTAACATCATCAACAGAGACTACAGCCGCACCCACATCGCAAAAATCAGTGGTTAATACATTGACAACTTCTCTGTCTATATCAAAACAAGATCTAACAGATAAGCTTGCGGCAACTTTTAATGATTTCATCGTTAATTTCCTTTTTACTTTAAAAAGCTTTGGATACAACAATGCCTATACCTAATTAAATATATTAATGGCATTAAAATTAGATATGGCTATTCCGCGTGCAGATATGATGAGGCAATAAGTCGCTTTAGAATAAAATAAATAGATTTATTCCAAGTGAGTGACTTAGCCGCAGTTTTACTGCACTAACAAAAATGCTTTGATTTGAATGCGAGACAATAAGCCTTGTAAAACAGTAAAGTAAGTGCATAAGCCTATAATGGCAATACCACTTTTGACCTGTTAATTGGCCTACTACCTACGCGAAGATTAGCGAAGGAAGATAAATGAATGGTCGAAATAGTCACGTTGGCTAGGCATCATGATATGTCTAGTACGTCGGATATGTGCCATGATCTTAGATTTCCTCTTCATATACAACTCCATTATGAAAGTAGAGAAAATTATTGGTTTTTATTACGGGGTGGATTTTATCTGTGTGTTATCAATAAAAATATGATCCGTGTCTTATTTTTAATTAACTGTAATTATTTATTTCAATGTTTTTATAAAAATAAA comes from Shewanella oneidensis MR-1 and encodes:
- the speFL gene encoding leader peptide SpeFL, with product MELYMKRKSKIMAHIRRTRHIMMPSQRDYFDHSFIFLR
- the speF gene encoding ornithine decarboxylase SpeF, coding for MKSLKVAASLSVRSCFDIDREVVNVLTTDFCDVGAAVVSVDDVKDGIVEKIKNTGLKLPIFVSVCCEETFPDDICSSITGVFELCGSNTDFYGKQVETAIKKYEQALLPPFFGTLKKYVEMGNSTFACPGHQGGQFFRKHPVGRQFFDFFGETIFRSDMCNADVKLGDLLIHEGAPLDAQKYAAKVFNADKTYFVLNGTSSSNKVATNALLAKGDLVLFDRNNHKSNHHGALIQAGATPIYLETARNPFGFIGGIDAHCFKEAYLREQIREVAPERADEKRPFRLAIIQLGTYDGTIYNARQVVDRIGHLCDYILFDSAWVGYEQFIPMMNDCSPLLLELTPEDPGIIVTQSVHKQQAGFSQTSQIHKKDKHIKGQARYCNHKRFNNAFMMHASTSHFYPLFAALDVNAKMHEGASGRYLWREAVKAGIEARKLLLKKCKYIKPFIPSMIDGRQWQDYPTEQMADDLRFFEFEPGQKWHSFEGYEKGQYFVDPCKFLLTTPGIDAETGKYTEFGIPATILANFLRENNIIPEKCDLNSILFLMTPAEDMAKMQHLVSQISRFEKLVDEDAPLSEVLPNVYNANKARYKDYTIRQLCQEMHNLYVSHDVKQLQKEMFRHAHFPTKVMDPQEANLEFIRGNVELVPLSQIEGRIAAEGALPYPPGVLCMVPGEIWGGAVQRYFLALEEGINLLPGFSPELQGVYLESTPDGKIQALGYVLNK